In the genome of Nocardioides seonyuensis, one region contains:
- a CDS encoding ABC transporter ATP-binding protein — protein sequence MISLRDLTFSYDERTVLDHVDLDLEEGELVLVAGRTGVGKSTLLGVLTGLVPRFTGGVLSGDVLLDGRSIVHQPPRERAHLVGYVGQDPLAGFVTDTVEEELAYGMEQLGIAPETMRRRVEETLDLLGIAELRGRALRTLSGGQQQRVAIGSVLTAHPRVLVLDEPTSALDPNAAEDVLATITRLVHDLGLTVVLAEHRLERVVPFADRICLLTGDGRLRAGEPRTMLLDSPVAPPIVELGRAVGWSPLPLTVRDARRLARSLDLRPAPEPAPALLASPLLDARGVTVTHGNRAVVRDVDLTLSAGRVCVLMGRNGSGKSSLIWALQGSGARRSGTVAVEGDDPADLAPAERRRRVGLVPQTAADLLYLESVDDECAASDRSARAEPGACRSLLDRLAPGVAGATHPRDLSEGQRLALALAIVLVARPRVLLLDEPTRGLDYAGKAELARIVGDLAADGHAVLLATHDVEFAAHVADEVVVLAEGEVISQGPTRRVLAESPSFAPQVTKVLGPPWLTVDEVTRAMAAARVTAPDGDGT from the coding sequence GTGATCAGCCTGCGGGACCTGACGTTCTCCTACGACGAGCGCACCGTCCTCGACCACGTCGACCTCGACCTCGAGGAGGGCGAGCTCGTCCTGGTCGCCGGCCGGACCGGCGTCGGGAAGTCCACCCTGCTCGGGGTCCTCACCGGGCTGGTGCCGCGCTTCACCGGCGGAGTGCTGTCGGGTGACGTCCTGCTCGACGGCCGCAGCATCGTCCACCAGCCGCCTCGCGAGCGTGCCCACCTGGTCGGCTACGTCGGGCAGGACCCGCTCGCGGGGTTCGTCACCGACACCGTCGAGGAGGAGCTCGCCTACGGCATGGAGCAGCTGGGGATCGCGCCCGAGACGATGCGCCGCCGGGTCGAGGAGACGCTCGACCTCCTCGGCATCGCCGAGCTGCGTGGGCGTGCCCTGCGCACCCTCTCCGGGGGCCAGCAGCAACGGGTCGCGATCGGCTCGGTGCTGACCGCGCACCCGCGGGTCCTCGTGCTGGACGAGCCCACCTCGGCCCTGGACCCCAACGCCGCCGAGGACGTCCTGGCCACGATCACCCGGCTGGTCCACGACCTGGGCCTCACCGTCGTGCTCGCCGAGCACCGCCTCGAGAGGGTCGTCCCCTTCGCCGACCGGATCTGCCTGCTCACCGGTGACGGCCGCCTGCGCGCCGGCGAGCCTCGGACGATGTTGCTCGACTCGCCGGTGGCGCCGCCGATCGTCGAGCTGGGCCGGGCGGTGGGCTGGTCACCCCTCCCGCTGACCGTGCGTGACGCCAGGCGCCTGGCCCGCTCGCTGGATCTCCGCCCGGCGCCGGAGCCCGCGCCGGCCCTGCTCGCGTCGCCCCTCCTGGATGCCCGAGGCGTCACCGTCACCCACGGCAACCGAGCGGTCGTGCGAGACGTCGACCTGACCCTTTCCGCAGGACGCGTCTGCGTGCTGATGGGACGCAACGGCTCGGGCAAGTCGAGCCTGATCTGGGCGCTGCAGGGCAGTGGCGCCCGCCGGTCGGGCACTGTGGCCGTGGAGGGTGACGACCCGGCCGACCTGGCTCCTGCCGAGCGCCGCAGGCGCGTGGGGCTCGTGCCCCAGACCGCCGCCGACCTCCTCTACCTCGAGTCCGTCGACGACGAGTGCGCCGCCTCCGACCGGTCGGCCCGGGCCGAGCCGGGTGCGTGCCGCAGTCTTCTCGACCGGCTCGCGCCGGGCGTCGCGGGGGCAACGCACCCGAGGGACCTCTCCGAGGGGCAGCGACTCGCGCTCGCCCTGGCGATCGTGCTCGTCGCACGCCCGCGGGTGCTCCTGCTCGACGAGCCGACCCGCGGACTCGACTACGCAGGCAAGGCCGAGCTCGCCCGCATCGTCGGCGACCTGGCAGCCGACGGTCACGCGGTCCTCCTGGCGACCCACGACGTCGAGTTCGCCGCTCACGTGGCCGACGAGGTCGTCGTACTGGCCGAGGGGGAGGTCATCTCGCAGGGCCCCACCCGACGGGTGCTCGCCGAGTCGCCGTCCTTCGCACCACAGGTGACCAAGGTGCTGGGTCCGCCGTGGCTGACGGTGGACGAGGTGACACGCGCCATGGCAGCCGCCCGTGTCACGGCCCCGGACGGAGACGGGACGTGA
- a CDS encoding ABC transporter permease → MSHTPYGALERPEIRHTSLWHQSVTIFRRNLIHIKRMPEMLLDVTIQPVMFVLLFAYVFGGAIAVAAPAGYREWLLGGIMGQTIAFASFIVAVGLTADIDKGIVDRFRSLPINPAAILVGRSMSSLTHSFIGIIVMSLTGLVVGWRIRGSVLDALAAYGLLLMWGFAMIWVGILVGSAMRSVEAVNGVMFTTMFPLTFLSNAFAPSEKMGTILRAIAEWNPISSLVQAVRELWGNTGPAPADAHLPMQHPVLFTVLWTLLITAVIAPLALRVFKKRTLD, encoded by the coding sequence ATGAGCCACACTCCCTACGGCGCCCTCGAGCGACCCGAGATCCGCCACACCTCGCTGTGGCACCAGTCGGTCACGATCTTCCGGCGCAACCTCATCCACATCAAGCGGATGCCCGAGATGCTGCTCGACGTCACCATCCAGCCGGTGATGTTCGTGCTGCTGTTCGCCTACGTCTTCGGGGGTGCCATCGCCGTGGCCGCCCCGGCTGGCTACCGCGAGTGGCTGCTGGGCGGGATCATGGGACAGACGATCGCGTTCGCCTCCTTCATCGTCGCGGTCGGTCTCACCGCCGACATCGACAAGGGCATCGTCGACCGCTTCCGATCGCTCCCGATCAACCCTGCCGCGATCCTCGTCGGTCGCAGCATGTCGAGCCTGACCCACTCGTTCATCGGCATCATCGTGATGTCGCTGACCGGGCTGGTCGTCGGGTGGCGCATCCGGGGCTCCGTCCTCGATGCCCTCGCCGCCTACGGCCTGCTGCTCATGTGGGGCTTCGCCATGATCTGGGTCGGCATCCTGGTGGGTTCGGCGATGCGTTCGGTCGAGGCCGTCAACGGCGTCATGTTCACCACGATGTTCCCGCTGACGTTCCTCTCCAACGCCTTCGCGCCGTCGGAGAAGATGGGGACGATCCTCCGGGCGATCGCTGAGTGGAATCCCATCTCGTCGCTCGTGCAGGCGGTGCGAGAGCTCTGGGGCAACACCGGCCCGGCGCCGGCTGATGCTCACCTGCCGATGCAGCACCCGGTGCTCTTCACGGTGCTCTGGACGTTGTTGATCACCGCGGTCATCGCGCCGTTGGCGCTGCGGGTCTTCAAGAAGCGCACGCTCGACTAG
- a CDS encoding ATP-binding cassette domain-containing protein: MEHDLAIEADQLVKRFGDTLAVDGVSFAVPRGSVLGLLGPNGAGKTTTVRMMTTLTEPTSGTARVAGHDVLREAAAVRRSMGLTGQSATVDELLTGRENLWLIGSLYGLDRATIKRVSDQLLERFSLTDAGGRVVKTYSGGMRRRLDLAVSLVATPPVLFLDEPTTGLDPRSRVELWDVLRDLVREGTTLLLTTQYLEEADQLADDIVVIDKGTVIAHGTPLQLKDASGKASLVVTVSRAGDVATAAERVRAAGLEVHVEEAARRITAPADGLSDVTRIAALFDGSGIDLDDLGLQRPSLDDVFLHLTGHRAEQTADTDQETVEVDA, translated from the coding sequence ATGGAACACGATCTGGCGATCGAAGCTGACCAGCTGGTCAAGCGTTTCGGGGACACACTGGCGGTCGACGGCGTGAGCTTCGCCGTGCCGCGTGGCTCCGTGCTGGGACTCCTCGGGCCCAACGGGGCCGGCAAGACCACGACGGTGCGGATGATGACCACGCTCACCGAGCCCACGAGCGGGACGGCGCGCGTCGCGGGCCACGACGTGCTGCGCGAGGCCGCGGCCGTGCGCAGGTCGATGGGGCTCACCGGTCAGTCGGCGACCGTCGACGAGCTGCTGACGGGCCGCGAGAACCTCTGGCTGATCGGCAGCCTCTACGGCCTCGACCGGGCGACGATCAAGCGCGTCAGCGACCAGCTGCTGGAGCGGTTCTCCCTGACGGACGCCGGCGGACGGGTCGTGAAGACCTACTCCGGGGGGATGCGGCGCAGGCTCGACCTGGCGGTCAGCCTGGTGGCCACCCCGCCGGTGCTCTTCCTCGACGAGCCGACGACCGGGCTGGATCCCCGTAGCCGGGTGGAGCTGTGGGACGTCCTGCGCGACCTCGTGCGCGAGGGCACGACGTTGCTGCTCACCACCCAGTACCTCGAGGAGGCCGACCAGCTCGCCGACGACATCGTCGTCATCGACAAGGGCACGGTCATCGCGCACGGGACGCCCCTGCAGCTCAAGGACGCCTCCGGCAAGGCCTCCCTGGTCGTCACCGTCTCGCGTGCCGGCGACGTGGCGACAGCAGCCGAGCGCGTGCGTGCCGCCGGGCTCGAGGTCCATGTCGAGGAGGCGGCCAGGCGCATCACCGCTCCTGCCGACGGCCTGTCCGACGTCACCCGCATCGCGGCCCTCTTCGACGGCAGCGGAATCGACCTCGACGACCTCGGCCTCCAGCGCCCCAGCCTCGACGACGTGTTCCTGCACCTTACGGGGCACCGCGCCGAGCAGACCGCTGACACCGACCAGGAGACCGTGGAGGTCGACGCATGA
- a CDS encoding helix-turn-helix transcriptional regulator, giving the protein MSQDLPQTTYAILGLLTFGDELTGYEVKQRADATLRFYWVAPAMSQVYKELARLTDLGLVEARTRADGGREVTTYALSPAGEQTLRAWMTETPAGFPVLKHTVLLRLLMSRASDPETVRRMLRAYLDELDAALDDLTGVRESLRSADEPGQAFYYPSVVADWGLDYFVAEARHTRKALERLAEHPDRSDEP; this is encoded by the coding sequence ATGAGTCAAGACCTGCCGCAGACCACCTACGCCATCCTCGGCCTGCTCACGTTCGGTGACGAGCTGACGGGCTACGAGGTCAAGCAGCGTGCCGACGCGACGCTGCGCTTCTACTGGGTGGCACCGGCGATGAGCCAGGTCTACAAGGAGCTGGCGCGGCTCACCGACCTCGGCCTGGTCGAGGCCCGGACCCGCGCCGACGGTGGCCGGGAGGTGACTACCTACGCCCTGTCCCCCGCGGGCGAGCAGACCCTGCGCGCCTGGATGACCGAGACCCCCGCAGGGTTCCCCGTGCTCAAGCACACGGTCCTCCTGCGGCTGCTGATGTCACGCGCCAGCGACCCCGAGACCGTGCGTCGCATGCTGCGCGCCTACCTCGACGAGCTGGACGCGGCCCTCGACGACCTCACGGGTGTCCGCGAGTCGCTGCGTTCCGCGGACGAGCCCGGCCAGGCCTTCTACTACCCCTCCGTCGTCGCCGACTGGGGCCTGGACTACTTCGTCGCGGAGGCCCGGCACACGCGCAAGGCCCTCGAGCGGCTGGCCGAGCATCCTGACCGGAGCGACGAGCCCTAG
- a CDS encoding energy-coupling factor transporter transmembrane component T: MSPAMLPRDLHPVAWWAWALGLATAASLTTNPLLLLVIIGTTTVVVLLRRSGHPFGRSFRLYAMLAALTVVMRVVFRILFGGQEIGRVVLDLPEIPLPDWAAGVRLLGPVTAEALLAGTYDGLRLGTVILCVGAANSLANPKRLLASVPPALYEIGTALVVAVTIFPQLAESARRVHAAQALRGGAEGRVGRVRRFLVPVLEDALERSLALAAGMDTRGYGRSGHASRSERRTTGALLLAALVGICVGVYAWLDPTAPRVLALPMLGAGVVVAVAGMVSAGRRVERTRYRPDPWLAPEVATVATGVGVAAAGWWLSRSQVAVAYPALDAMPFLTPLALAVALLGLVPVVVTPVPASALKEVRA; encoded by the coding sequence ATGAGCCCGGCGATGCTGCCGCGTGACCTTCATCCCGTCGCCTGGTGGGCGTGGGCGCTGGGGCTCGCGACGGCAGCATCGTTGACGACCAACCCGTTGCTCCTGCTCGTCATCATCGGCACCACGACGGTCGTGGTGCTGCTGCGACGCTCGGGTCATCCGTTCGGTCGCTCCTTCCGCCTCTACGCCATGCTGGCGGCGCTGACCGTGGTCATGCGCGTGGTCTTCCGGATCCTCTTCGGGGGACAGGAGATCGGCCGGGTCGTCCTCGACCTTCCCGAGATCCCGCTGCCTGACTGGGCGGCCGGGGTCAGGCTGCTCGGCCCGGTCACCGCCGAGGCACTGCTCGCGGGGACCTACGACGGTCTCCGCCTCGGCACGGTGATCCTGTGCGTGGGTGCCGCGAACTCACTGGCCAACCCGAAGCGCCTGCTGGCCAGCGTGCCGCCGGCGCTCTACGAGATCGGCACCGCGCTCGTCGTCGCCGTCACGATCTTCCCGCAGCTGGCCGAAAGCGCCCGGCGGGTGCACGCCGCCCAGGCGCTGCGAGGCGGTGCGGAGGGCCGTGTCGGGCGGGTGCGCCGCTTCCTGGTGCCGGTGCTCGAGGACGCGCTCGAACGCTCCCTCGCGCTGGCCGCGGGGATGGACACCCGGGGATACGGCCGCTCGGGACACGCCTCCCGCTCCGAGCGTCGTACGACGGGCGCGTTGCTGCTCGCGGCCCTCGTCGGGATCTGCGTCGGTGTCTACGCCTGGCTCGACCCGACCGCGCCGCGCGTCCTGGCGCTGCCGATGCTGGGCGCGGGTGTCGTCGTGGCCGTGGCGGGGATGGTCAGCGCAGGCCGGCGTGTCGAGCGCACCCGCTACCGGCCGGACCCGTGGCTCGCCCCGGAGGTCGCCACCGTCGCGACGGGCGTCGGCGTGGCGGCGGCCGGGTGGTGGCTCAGTCGGAGCCAGGTGGCGGTCGCCTACCCGGCCCTCGACGCGATGCCCTTCCTCACGCCACTGGCCCTGGCGGTCGCACTCCTCGGACTGGTCCCGGTCGTCGTCACGCCCGTGCCTGCCAGTGCCCTGAAGGAGGTCAGGGCGTGA
- a CDS encoding prenyltransferase/squalene oxidase repeat-containing protein, which translates to MSHSVRRAGLLLAAGLTTTAMTVTAFAPAATSAPVPRPATDDTPVNIAAKWLTGELDNGLMVGKSPDYGLTLDTGFALDHAGETRALLAIRNALEPKLGEYIGTGKEVYAGPTAKAAVFARIARANPTSYGGFNLITRLEGQVQDAPKTTPPPSPSPSPSPTATPTETPTVTPTTTPTTTPTATPTPETSLATGRLFDTSEHGDHANVVGQAYAVRALSLAGSSETDEALAFLLQQQCASGGFRLGFSKPGDAAQGCVEGPAGDVADPDATALAVINLVGSHEKAKPVQDALARARTWLAGQQRGNGAFRGGEGARRVNTNTTSLAGHALGLLGDSSAASRAAVWVRKRQPVDKYKCRSAVTRELGAVAYRPAAMRAARTDGITAEVTDEWRRATAQAVAVLEYAPNSPQALNISSGQKRARGGERVHFRVHGIAPGERVCIQIQREFKRATGKLTGGKVVRTLRVPFTNRGRFAIVKTADDRDRFWIRIRK; encoded by the coding sequence ATGTCTCACTCCGTCCGAAGGGCCGGGCTGCTCCTAGCAGCCGGGCTCACCACGACCGCCATGACCGTGACGGCGTTCGCGCCCGCGGCCACCTCGGCGCCGGTCCCACGACCAGCGACCGACGACACGCCTGTCAACATCGCCGCGAAGTGGCTCACCGGAGAGCTCGACAACGGCCTCATGGTCGGGAAGTCCCCGGACTACGGCCTCACCCTCGACACCGGCTTCGCGCTGGACCACGCGGGAGAGACCCGTGCGCTCCTGGCGATCCGCAACGCGCTCGAGCCCAAGCTCGGGGAGTACATCGGGACCGGCAAGGAGGTCTACGCCGGCCCGACCGCCAAGGCAGCGGTCTTCGCCAGGATCGCGCGCGCCAACCCGACCTCCTACGGCGGCTTCAACCTGATCACGCGTCTGGAGGGACAGGTCCAGGACGCGCCGAAGACCACGCCACCACCCAGTCCGTCACCGTCCCCCTCGCCGACGGCGACCCCGACCGAGACGCCGACGGTGACTCCGACGACGACCCCGACGACGACTCCGACCGCGACGCCCACCCCCGAGACGTCGCTGGCCACCGGGCGACTGTTCGACACCTCCGAGCACGGCGACCATGCCAACGTCGTGGGGCAGGCCTACGCGGTGCGCGCCCTCTCGCTCGCCGGCTCGAGCGAGACCGACGAGGCCCTGGCGTTCCTGCTCCAGCAGCAGTGTGCGTCCGGAGGCTTCCGGCTCGGCTTCTCCAAGCCGGGAGACGCCGCGCAGGGCTGCGTGGAGGGTCCTGCCGGTGACGTGGCCGACCCCGACGCCACGGCCCTCGCCGTGATCAACCTGGTGGGGTCCCACGAGAAGGCCAAGCCGGTGCAGGACGCCCTGGCCCGTGCCCGCACCTGGCTCGCCGGCCAGCAGCGTGGCAACGGCGCCTTCCGCGGAGGTGAGGGCGCCCGGCGCGTCAACACCAACACCACGTCGCTGGCCGGTCACGCGCTCGGGCTGCTCGGCGACAGCAGTGCCGCGAGCAGGGCGGCCGTGTGGGTGCGCAAGCGCCAGCCGGTCGACAAGTACAAGTGCCGCAGCGCCGTGACCCGCGAGCTGGGCGCGGTGGCCTACCGACCGGCCGCGATGCGTGCGGCTCGCACCGACGGGATCACCGCCGAGGTGACCGACGAGTGGCGCCGGGCGACCGCGCAGGCCGTGGCCGTGCTGGAGTACGCCCCCAACAGCCCGCAGGCGCTGAACATCTCCAGCGGGCAGAAGCGGGCGCGCGGCGGCGAGCGGGTGCACTTCCGTGTCCACGGCATCGCACCGGGCGAGCGTGTCTGCATCCAGATCCAGCGCGAGTTCAAGCGGGCAACCGGCAAGCTCACCGGCGGGAAGGTCGTGCGGACGCTGCGCGTTCCGTTCACCAACCGCGGGCGCTTCGCGATCGTCAAGACCGCTGACGACCGCGACCGTTTCTGGATCCGCATCCGCAAGTGA
- a CDS encoding PQQ-dependent sugar dehydrogenase, with the protein MSTRPRAPLAVTLLATMALAACGSDEPEPEIPRVTQPTTSADDPTPSAPTGSSDAAGRPRVQGTVAEGLSVPWGIDFLDDGTALVTERDTRRVLAISTDGQVSQVGLIDEAAPDGEGGLLGLAVGPDRDVFLYVTTEDDNRVLRTRFAGGGLGPAEVILDGIPQGVTHDGGRLAFGPDGYLYVSTGEAGNPDIAQDPESLGGKILRITTDGRPAPGNPDPGSPVWTSGHRNVQGLAWDDRGRMWASEFGAQTRDELNLVEKGNNYGWPRVEGAGGAPEFTDPHLVWPVEEASPSGLAHLDGHLYMAGLRGERLWRIDVTGKEARDPTSFFSGEYGRLRPVVAAPDGSLWVATSNQDGRGDPRPGDDRILRVTVQ; encoded by the coding sequence ATGAGCACCCGTCCGCGCGCACCCCTCGCCGTCACCCTGCTCGCCACGATGGCCCTGGCCGCCTGCGGGAGCGACGAGCCGGAGCCGGAGATCCCGCGCGTCACCCAGCCGACCACGTCGGCCGACGACCCGACGCCGAGCGCCCCCACCGGCTCCTCGGACGCAGCCGGCCGGCCGCGGGTCCAGGGCACCGTCGCCGAGGGGCTGTCGGTCCCGTGGGGCATCGACTTCCTCGACGACGGCACGGCTCTCGTGACCGAGCGCGACACCCGGCGGGTGCTGGCCATCAGCACCGACGGGCAGGTCTCGCAGGTGGGCCTGATCGACGAGGCCGCGCCGGACGGCGAGGGCGGCCTGCTGGGCCTCGCGGTGGGCCCCGACCGCGACGTCTTCCTCTACGTCACCACAGAGGATGACAACCGGGTCCTGCGTACCCGCTTCGCGGGTGGCGGCCTGGGTCCGGCCGAGGTGATCCTCGACGGGATCCCGCAGGGCGTCACCCACGACGGTGGTCGGCTCGCCTTCGGCCCCGACGGCTACCTCTACGTCTCCACCGGGGAGGCCGGCAACCCCGACATCGCCCAGGACCCCGAGAGCCTGGGCGGCAAGATCCTCCGCATCACCACCGACGGCAGACCGGCTCCGGGCAATCCCGACCCGGGCTCCCCCGTCTGGACGAGCGGGCACCGCAACGTCCAGGGCCTCGCCTGGGACGACCGGGGCCGCATGTGGGCCTCGGAGTTCGGTGCGCAGACTCGCGACGAGCTCAACCTGGTCGAGAAGGGCAACAACTACGGCTGGCCCCGGGTCGAGGGCGCGGGCGGCGCCCCGGAGTTCACCGACCCCCACCTGGTGTGGCCCGTCGAGGAGGCGTCGCCGAGCGGCCTGGCCCACCTGGACGGCCACCTCTACATGGCTGGTCTGCGGGGTGAGCGCCTGTGGCGCATCGACGTCACCGGCAAGGAGGCGCGCGACCCGACGTCCTTCTTCTCCGGTGAGTACGGCCGCCTACGCCCCGTGGTCGCCGCTCCCGACGGCAGCCTGTGGGTGGCCACCTCGAACCAGGACGGCCGTGGCGACCCGCGACCCGGCGACGACCGGATCCTCCGGGTCACGGTGCAGTGA
- a CDS encoding EamA family transporter produces MPRPLPTLRLGPVGLVLVGIVSVQVGAAIAKDLFGSISPTALVWLRLFFSAVVLALIARPRLVGRSRSDWLVVLGFGLSLGGMNWAIYQSFARIPLGIAVTLEFVGPLALALLGSRRRRDFAWVGLAAAGVLLLGFERSDLDPLGVAFALLAGGCWASYILLSASTGRRWPGFDGLTVASIVAAALITLPAILSGGTTLLEPRVLAIGALVGLLSSVVPYCCELVALRTIRPALFGVLMSLEPAAAALAAIVVLGELLAPVQWVAVACVVAASIGATRSSAPLHTEPAPD; encoded by the coding sequence GTGCCCCGTCCCCTGCCCACGCTCCGGCTGGGACCCGTCGGGCTGGTCCTCGTCGGCATCGTGTCCGTCCAGGTCGGGGCCGCGATCGCCAAGGACCTCTTCGGAAGCATCTCCCCCACCGCGCTGGTGTGGCTGCGGCTCTTCTTCAGCGCCGTCGTGCTGGCCCTGATCGCGCGACCACGGCTCGTGGGCAGGAGCCGGTCTGACTGGCTCGTCGTCCTCGGCTTCGGGCTCAGCCTCGGCGGGATGAACTGGGCGATCTACCAGTCGTTCGCACGCATCCCGCTGGGCATCGCGGTCACCCTGGAGTTCGTGGGTCCGCTCGCCCTGGCACTCCTCGGCTCCCGGCGACGACGCGACTTCGCGTGGGTAGGGCTCGCCGCTGCCGGCGTGCTGCTGCTCGGCTTCGAGCGGTCCGACCTCGACCCGCTGGGCGTCGCGTTCGCGCTGCTGGCCGGCGGCTGCTGGGCGTCGTACATCCTGCTCAGCGCGAGCACCGGGCGCCGCTGGCCGGGCTTCGACGGACTCACCGTCGCCAGCATCGTCGCGGCCGCGCTCATCACCTTGCCGGCGATCCTGTCCGGCGGTACGACGCTCCTGGAGCCGCGCGTGCTGGCGATCGGCGCGCTGGTCGGGCTGCTGAGCTCGGTCGTGCCCTACTGCTGCGAGCTCGTCGCCCTGCGGACGATCCGGCCAGCACTGTTCGGCGTCCTGATGAGCCTCGAACCTGCCGCCGCGGCACTGGCCGCGATCGTCGTGCTCGGCGAGCTCCTCGCCCCCGTGCAGTGGGTCGCCGTCGCCTGCGTGGTCGCCGCCAGCATCGGTGCCACACGGTCCTCGGCGCCGCTGCACACCGAGCCCGCACCCGACTGA
- a CDS encoding WD40/YVTN/BNR-like repeat-containing protein: MTHTLLMVGTRKGLWLATSDEARREWSWTGPHFPMEEVYSVMVDKRGSQPRLLVGSSSSWLGPQVWRSDDLGASWQETPNGAIRFPEDTGATLARVWQLQPGLAPEGGDGVVWAGTEPGAVFRSTDRGENFELVRGLWDHPHRPEWNEGFGGQAFHTILPHPTEPARVLAALSTGGVYTSADGGESWAPSNQGIKAEFFPGERNYPEFGQCVHKVARDAVDPGRLYLQNHGGVYRSDDGGESWTDIAPGLPSEFGFAMVAHPRRADTAFNFPIAAAEGRWPVDGKARVYRTADAGSSWEPLGEGALPDHYYAAVMRDAMCADDHAEVGLYFGGRSGGVWCSPDEGATWAEIHKDLPDVLVVRAAALD, encoded by the coding sequence ATGACGCACACGCTGTTGATGGTGGGCACCCGCAAGGGTCTGTGGCTCGCCACCTCGGACGAAGCTCGCCGCGAGTGGTCGTGGACCGGCCCCCACTTCCCCATGGAGGAGGTCTACTCCGTCATGGTGGACAAGCGCGGCAGCCAGCCGCGCCTGCTGGTCGGGTCCTCCTCGAGCTGGCTGGGCCCGCAGGTGTGGCGCTCCGACGACCTCGGGGCCTCCTGGCAGGAGACCCCCAACGGCGCCATCCGTTTCCCCGAGGACACCGGCGCCACGCTCGCCCGCGTGTGGCAGCTCCAGCCGGGCCTCGCGCCCGAGGGCGGCGACGGCGTGGTGTGGGCCGGCACCGAGCCGGGCGCGGTCTTCCGCTCCACGGATCGGGGCGAGAACTTCGAGCTGGTCAGGGGGCTGTGGGACCACCCGCACCGACCCGAGTGGAACGAGGGCTTCGGCGGGCAGGCGTTCCACACCATCCTCCCGCACCCGACCGAGCCGGCGCGTGTCCTGGCCGCCCTGTCCACCGGGGGCGTCTACACCTCGGCCGACGGGGGAGAGTCCTGGGCGCCCTCCAACCAGGGCATCAAGGCGGAGTTCTTCCCCGGCGAGCGCAACTACCCCGAGTTCGGGCAGTGCGTCCACAAGGTCGCGCGGGATGCCGTCGACCCCGGGCGCCTCTACCTGCAGAACCACGGCGGGGTCTACCGCTCCGACGACGGCGGCGAGTCGTGGACCGACATCGCGCCGGGGCTGCCGAGCGAATTCGGCTTCGCCATGGTGGCCCATCCGCGCCGGGCCGACACCGCCTTCAACTTCCCGATCGCGGCGGCCGAGGGGCGCTGGCCAGTCGACGGCAAGGCGAGGGTCTACCGCACCGCCGACGCCGGCTCGAGCTGGGAGCCGCTGGGCGAGGGTGCCCTGCCCGACCACTACTACGCAGCAGTAATGCGCGACGCCATGTGCGCCGACGACCACGCTGAGGTGGGTCTCTACTTCGGTGGGCGCAGCGGCGGGGTGTGGTGCTCACCGGACGAGGGTGCGACCTGGGCGGAGATCCACAAGGACCTCCCTGACGTCCTCGTCGTCCGTGCTGCTGCGCTCGACTGA
- a CDS encoding ECF transporter S component yields the protein MSSPVALPIGLRTAAVLAVASAAGLMMLCWPLLLHAEPGSRVEPPFLFLVLLPIVVVVVLADLAEGGMDARVLAVLGVLSAVNAVLRGLGAGTAGMELIFFLLVLGGRVFGAAFGFALGCTSMFASALLTAGVGPWLPFQMICAAWVGMGAGFLPRRVTGRWEIALLVVYACVASYAYGMLMNLSFWPFSLGVAVPGHEGSLAYVAGAPVLENAHRFLVYTLLTSTGGWDTGRAITTAIAIVVLGPAILTTLRRAARRAVVTAP from the coding sequence GTGAGCTCCCCGGTCGCGCTCCCGATCGGCCTGCGCACGGCCGCGGTCCTCGCCGTGGCGTCGGCAGCGGGGCTGATGATGCTCTGCTGGCCGCTGCTGCTCCATGCCGAGCCGGGCTCGCGGGTCGAGCCGCCGTTCCTCTTCCTGGTCCTGCTGCCGATCGTGGTGGTCGTGGTCCTGGCAGACCTCGCCGAGGGAGGCATGGACGCGCGCGTCCTCGCCGTCCTGGGGGTGCTCTCGGCGGTCAATGCCGTCCTGCGCGGGCTGGGCGCGGGGACCGCGGGCATGGAGCTGATCTTCTTCCTGCTGGTGCTCGGTGGCCGGGTCTTCGGGGCCGCCTTCGGTTTCGCCCTCGGGTGCACCTCCATGTTCGCCTCGGCGCTTCTGACGGCGGGGGTCGGCCCGTGGCTGCCCTTCCAGATGATCTGTGCGGCCTGGGTCGGGATGGGTGCCGGCTTCCTCCCGCGACGGGTGACCGGTCGGTGGGAGATCGCGCTCCTCGTGGTCTACGCCTGCGTGGCATCGTACGCCTACGGGATGCTGATGAACCTGAGCTTCTGGCCGTTCAGCCTGGGTGTCGCGGTCCCGGGCCACGAGGGCTCGCTGGCCTACGTCGCGGGGGCGCCGGTGCTGGAGAACGCCCACCGCTTCCTCGTCTACACCCTGCTGACCTCGACGGGCGGATGGGACACCGGGCGTGCGATCACCACGGCGATAGCCATCGTGGTGCTGGGACCCGCGATCCTGACCACGTTGCGCAGGGCCGCCCGGCGGGCCGTGGTCACTGCACCGTGA